DNA from Ananas comosus cultivar F153 linkage group 12, ASM154086v1, whole genome shotgun sequence:
atatatattgtattaaaagattctatttatttaatttatattttggtcACGGGTGGTGTTTGTGACGtcgttttatatatttaatacgaactctaattttttaaattaattttaataaggGAATCAAAACCTtacctgtggtttcgtagtttctacttggcccccctgtggtttagaTTAGTAAATTGTCTCTGTGTGagtttttttatcttttcaggtagctttttgttaatatttatttaattatatacaaaGCGTTCAGATATGCATCTGATACAAACTACGTTTTTAGCcgccctttaattttaactttttatccCTGTATTGACATGATAATGAatgaataaagaaaaaggatggagtggaacctgatatttttaaataatagaatGGGTGCAAAGTAAAAGACGACACCTGACTTAGTTTTTTGACAGTTTCGTTTTATAATCGTTGTGTAGCCATTTTAATGTCAGATTGCAGCCACAGCTCCGTCGATGTCGCATTCGTTGAACACCAGTCAGTGTCTCTGCTTTTATGAAAAGACGACCTATGGAGTGGAGACCACTGCCGGCTGCGCATGTCACGCCGCAGGAGCGGTCAAGACTGATTATTAACCCACTACTGAATTGACTGACACAGTTTCGCGGCATCTATGTGCCTTCAGCGATCTTACCtccataataaaaaataataataaaaatatttaaatctaaattttaaaaactctattttcaatttatatacttttttttattttgttttctacttttgaaaatttaattttattttttaaatattttcagtgCGATAATTTACttgtttatgtttttatttctgATTACATTCTTGCTTATATTTCATTAAAGAGGCTTGGGGGGCTTAAGAGTTGCTACCATGTCCAACCCTCACTTTATTCTCTCTATCCATCAGCATAattatagttattatatattattaattttattataaatatataaagtcattagtaattaaatttcagatactttcaatttttaatttctataattAAGGAGGGTTGAGGGAACCTTAACGTTGACGATGTCCCAACCCTCACTTTATTTAACTCTCTCAGACAACGACACCCACCAcacacattatatataatatattatatatattatatatatatatatatataaaaattatataattattacgTTATTGTAATTGAATTTTGAtatgaatttaagtttcgatctttatttttaatttacaaattttaaattataattgtaaatttattcttattataatatctattttaattttaaaattcttaatgcttaataattaattaatattataatataattaattgaattttattatatacGCCTTAATAATACGTAAATAAATTAACCTGATAGATTACATTTTATCAAGTAGAAGTGTACgttgttataaaaaaaaaatcttgtattgtaatttttagcgaggtaaatttttagaaaattagtgtatttctgtgtatatatattaatttttaaacaatttcttttacaattttctttttcttctatttattgatttttttttattattttgatagatttatctcaaatctttttcatatgtatctttataaaataaattattacataaatttactttgcgcatatatcaattttaatgatttttatttaaattgatttaactactaaattatttttatataatttttgtttaattaataattagacttataaaactatataaaattattaaaaaaataaaatttattataaaaataattttatatccgcagcatcgcgcgggtaattcACTAGTGTTCCCAAAAATCCGGactctttaatttatttttttaaaagactaatataaaaaatatttttttaccttctaagttatttcaaatatattttgaaagttaaattttattagtgaactgttagcaatagctattatttatataaaattactattttatcctttcaaatatatatttttttactatcacaaattttttttatttgctcctAAATTAGGGataaaagaagtattttgatttttagtctttttaattaaatatatctttctaccgtcaccaacttttcttaattgcccttaagttaagggcaatagaggtattttgattttttaattctGATAGACATTTAGCTCATGCTTAATTCGAGATAACTTAACGGATTGTAAATACGggagtatttttgaataacagagGAATATACGAGGgatatattaaaaacaaaaaaagtatagataaattaaatattttcaatattttgagagttatataggtaattatccatTTTAAGTTATTTAATTTAGTCCCCTCCGTCAAAGTTTCATCACTATTTTGTCCATTTTTTACAATTTATGttgaaaatatctttcaaaatgatataaatatagtaaaaaatatttttttataaaaaaaagaaatttgatcattttgccaTCTGCATTAACATcatattttttctgaaaatatttctgaaattttaagagaacaaaatataattaaatttttgaacgTAGGAAGGAAAAGTAAGAAATAAGTATttacaagaaaattttttatattttagtcaaaaaaaaacctaaaaaagtCTAATTATATGACGGTGACACCACGTCCTTTATATTCAaccaactaaattttatttttgaaaaaaaaatataataaaatatttttttctaaatattattatagaaTTGGTGAACTCTAGATGACAAATATAATTAGTTGAAAATATTACGTCAGTTGTGTGGCTAGAAATGTCAATGGTATGGATACATGAAATTTTACTCGAATTCGAAACCAAACAGATAGAATTTAtctgataataaataaatataattgtggacacaaatataaaaataaaaacttgacAGATTCAGATTTAAGTATGGATTTTGTCTATATCTGGCCCGAACTTGAAttgcttttaaattataatatatatatatatataatattatatttgaatttatattttaaaaatttaaatttaatataaaatatgataaagagaaataattatttttagttcgaattttttggtttgaattcgaatttcaaaaattttattgagttcaaatttaaatataaatttttaaaattcgtcggaTTCATATTTGATTACGGATTTTGTGTTCGATTAGGATTCAAATGTTTAAAAATTCGTTCCTAATTCCATCAATTGGCATTCCTACATGTGActgctaaattttaattttacttccttttttttttggccaatttgtataaaaaatttattagttttcagGTTTTGCAAAAGTAAGCtgtatttttagattttgcagattcggaccgaattttcgaaaaattgaccaaaatattcttattttcttttctctttcctttttgtaCGAATTTTCggaaaactgaccaaaatactttgtttttttcttttctctttcctttttttttcttttgttttttttttttttttaattctatccGAAGAGGGCGGtggaagcggaagcggaggTGGATGGGGAGGCGGTCCGCCTTGCCTCTGTCCCGCCCTCCCTCACCCTCACTCGCACCCGCACACCTTCCCTCCaacttcctcgcctccgacaccGCTGAGACTGCCCTTCGACcgttttttattattctctccTACCCTCCTTGACCGCCTCTCCGGCTCCTTACAACAGTAAAGAGGGCAGCGTTACTTCTTGATCTTCCTCtaatttttctctttcgttttttttctcttcaacccCCTCTGCTCCCTTCGCGACCCTCCACGACGGTAACTAGTATAGCGCTATATCCTCTTCCTTTGTATTCGCTGGCGCAGGCACCGACGTGAGACGTCAGTGCCAGATAAGGAGGACTCGGAGAAAGTGCGGGTTATgcagaagataaaaaaaataaaaaaataaagaataagaatataaagaaaaataattttttttacaaaaaaaaacggagaaaaaaaaagaagatgataaatttgcactatttcggaaaaatgttgcaccattttagAGGAGCGTTGcactatttttgaaaaaaatttaccctctttgaaaaaaaaatatattttattggataaaaattatactttttgaacAAAAATTTACTGTTTAAACGTAAATTATATTGTTTAATcaaaaattgtactattttgccagaaattttaaattttaaattttttttttggcctttacaTAAGGAAAAGTCATATTTTCCGTTTCAAACCTCAAACTTCGTGCACGTATTATTCATTGCCACGTGTACCAAGTAGTTTCCCAAAATAGCCCCTCAATTCCAATATATTCACATTGGTTAATTTTCTTATTAgattaaggggctgtttggttccccaaacaattataaaaaaaaatttctagaaattttttttatgaaaacttttttttaaaatgtttcaTCCATCTATTTcaaaagaaagcttgaaataattttaaatttatagaaaattattatttttatttttttaaaaaaagaggaaaaataaaaatactagttttttgtaaaatttgaacaaatttttaaaaaaatttagtttttcgCAACCACAATAGGCGAAAGCAAAACTTTCTAAAAACGCAAGATAACCTAAAAGCGTAAAAATGTACCGACTTCGTCAATGTTATGAATTTATGTTCGACtatctaatttaaaaattttaaatttatcatataattttgggattttttgtgcaaatagcccccttactaattttttttaaaattgtccTATAATAAATCATTTCAAAAAATGGCCCTGTCCCGCCATGCacccacgtcagcgccacgcgggcgactgggcagatggttaagttgaacacgtaAATCATCTCACCGTGTTAAATACAAACGTTTTCTGTATTGGACAGGTGATGAttccgtgtccaatacaaatgctAAAATCGAAATATTTATATTGACACGGTGAATCATATTCACCGTGTCGCAATACAATACATTGGCATCGTGAATGGTCACCGTAATCTAAACAATACCTCAAACTTAGTCATTGTTGGGGTATTCTGTATTGACACGGTGAACGCATTCACcagtgtccaatacaaaaatctgtGTATTAGAACACGtgaaatggttcaccgtgttcaactaaGATATCATGGGCCGCCCtgccgcgtggcgctgacgtgggcGCTGATGTGGCGGGGCATGCATTTTTacaataatttttggacgggcTATTTTTAATAATCAAATCTTGTCAGGggactatttacaaaaaaagccctataatttttgatttatttgatttgagccaatcAACGAcgctttgattttaaaatatgaatgtGTTTATTATCTTTATaggtttaattattattttttatgtaattcttatcaataatttaaactttaaaattaattactatCTGAAAGTATTGTTGGGTCATCTGCCACTTGTTAAACTAGTGATTCAATCACATAATTGAATGATTCAGCGTATCATCATAAATACTTAgcaattatttctttatactttaatatataataaaaaaatatatactaagtatgattttttgcattatttttaaatattattatattatatcttacgaaattatatttaaagggtacattattaaaaaactaatgcatgtttttattttattattggaatataaaataaaaaaatctgtTGGTTCTTGTAAACTCAGGTCGATTCATCGGTTCACAAGTTGAAACACTGATTTGAATGGATTAAAACACGATTTAAGCCAATCTGATTTTATGAATTAAATCGAACCGATTTGGGCATTGTGTCACCGTCCACCCAGTTTGACCGGCTGAGTCGACccaatttttaaaacattgaattccgcaactataattttattaaagtaagtaaatagcttaaattttgaagtcaaaatattatcaaCTGATTCAGattgaacaaaatttaaaaattaaatagcaaaatcaatattttggaAGGTTAaatagctgattcaaaatagtctataattcagataaattatcTATGCTTTTACCTTGATTAATTACACAACTGATCCTAACTCTATCATTTCAATTAGCGAATCAGCCCGATTTATAAGAACTAGAAGAATTGCTCTTTATTTTGTatttcaataattaattaaatatatgtattagtattttaataatttgcattctaaatatattttaaatatattataatatttaaaaataatgtagAATGTTATAGGTTAGAATATATTCTTATTATGtatagtatataaaaaataataattaaatatttatatccttattttgattttatttatcGAATTTTAAACCACTAACAAATATTTGGATAATTAAACTTCAGGTCcaagaaatataaaacaaaaacctaaaaaaaaaaaaaaaattactaaactGAAAAAATGGATAACCTAAGGAATAataatgaaattaatcctttttttttacagGTAGACATATTCACCgctatgtaaaatatataaaagtacagGGGCATATTCGTAAATATACCCACTCCCCAGTCCCCACTGCACCATCACGCGCATTTATTTAAGGGGCGCCATTTCCAAACACACCAACGCaccaacgacgacgacgaagaagaagaagaagaggacgaagacgaagacATGGGCTCCGGCCATTGTTGCACCTTCTTCGAGATCCTTCTCGCCATCGTCCTCCCCCCTCTCGGCGTCTTCCTCCGCTACGGATGCTGCAGCGTAAGCTCTCTCCATAGACCCCCGGATCGCCCTTGATCTCTCTAGATCTTCGCTAAACCCTAGATCTCACCTTGTAGTGCGAGTTCCTGATCGCCCTGCTCCTCACGATCCTCGGCTACATCCCCGGGATCATCTACGCCGTCTACGTCATCGTCGCCGTCCAACCCGATCGCCCCTCCCGCGACCTCGAGGAGCCGCTCGCCTAGGGTTTGCCCCCTCCGTCCCTCGATCCCCACTGCTTCTTCGTTGATTCGGTGATGATGACGCTTCTTCTCATCTGTGTTTTCTGAATCCGATCGTTCTGTTCTGATATGATGATTCTGAGTTGATTTCGTGATGTTATGGTCTCGTTTGGTAGTGTGGAGATGCAATGGGTTCTTAGATTATGAGCATCTAATTTGGTTTTTAATTGAAGAATTAATTGTCCTAAATTAGtggtattatattattattgtttatctATGCCTGGATTTGAATTGATTCCATGTGGATTGATGGAATATGTGATCTGATCGTACCAGTGATGTTGAAATCTTGTTCTATTAttgtggatatatataatataatgttgTGAATGGGTCCCTGATTTGTTACATCATATGCATATAATGTGTGTTTTTTGTCtaatttttggttaaaaaacTTGCAAACAAACTTCAGTTGCCTCTGATttgctattgataatatttgTGATTATATATGTTTCTGGCTTGAATTCTCTGATTGAAACGTGAGATTTGGGTCTTTGTTACGAATACTTATATTTGACTTAAACTTCCTGGATTTGTGGTAATTTACTGTGATCTTATTGTTAGCTGGTTTTATGTAGTTTGATGATTATGGTGATATGGGAAGATTGTTGAGATTCGATATTGTGAATGCATGATTGATTTGTTATCCTTTAAGCATCTAATGTTCTTCTTTTCCAAAATATTCTTGGCTAATTTCATGAGAATTATTTTTTGCTgaattgttgttattattactagttaaTATCTAATTATTCTTTTGTTGAATTGATGTGCTTTGCGAATGTATGTTGCTTATTATTGGGCCTAGTAGACAAATAATTTAGAGGTCTTTACTTTTGATTATTGAGCCAATATTATCTGTTGGAAAATATCCTTGTTCTAAAAGAGTTTACTTATTCATTCTTCTAAAAATACACAAGTTGCAAAAGTTACATGTACATCCCTCCTGTTTGATTGTGTCAGTTGAGACATACTCTTTTACATATATCCCTCTGCAATATTTTAACTGTCATTTTTCCTTGCAATCTTTTCTTAATCCCATCTCAACAACAAATCTAAAACACTTTGTTCTTACTGAATTTCCCCCCTGAAACGTTTTTGAGGACATATTCGAGAAGGTATAGCACAAATAGTAAAGTGTCAAATTTTCACCGGCAATTAACACTGCTTTAATGGGAGGGGTGTTATGTGtaaattctttaaaaatagaaaatttatatgtTTGCTTGCTTATATGGATATTACATATGTTATAAGAATAAATGCATTGCTCTCAAATTATGCAGaaaaatatgtattataatTGTGGACATTCCTTCTGCTGTTGTAGATTCAACAGAATAAATGTCTCTTTTCGAAATgagtgagtttttttttaaaaaaaaaaaagctaagaaAGGAAAGTGCAGTGGTTGCAGTGTCTCTTTTAGAAAtgagtgagtttttttttttttaaaaaaaaaaaaagctaagaaAGGAAAGTACAGTGGTTGCATTGTCTCTTTTAGAAAtgagtgagtttttttttttaaaaaaaaagctaagaaAGGAAAGTGCAGTGGTTGCAGgctactttattattattttctcaattATGGCTTTTGAGTTGAAGAGTATATGTCCCTTTAGGCATTGGGCTCTTTATCTGTTCTTTTAATTGAAGAATATTCTTAGAAGGTGTCTGCAAAAAGGTATCTATTATTATAATTGAAGGCTGTTATGCTGTACATTGAATTATATAAGAACAATATGTCAAATtctatattgaaaagaaaagccAAATATAAATTCAAGATAAACTATTCAGTTCTAAAATGAATCAGTTTTAGAagtataaaatacttttttagcGTCAGGGAGTTTGAACCAAACAGTTTGTCATGAATTTTTCTGCTACAGAAGGTAGATAATAGATAAAAGATATGCTTGTCGATAAGAGAGCGTTAAGATAAACAGAGAATCTCAGAACATGGTTGATCCATGAAGcatatttttgagttttgaataGAAGGGAAAACTAATTGAGTGTGAATGTCAATTTTGAAggttctaaatattttaagtattttttacttattataGCACAAGTGCAGTTTAGCTATAGCCGGAACTTAACTCCATATCCACCTTGCCGTGTAATTGCCAACAGACATTATGATCCATAAGCTTAGTAGGATGTTGCCATATGTAcaagttttatgttttcttccttttatccttttcttttctctttctgtttTGACATGCCAAGTTTAAACAAAACTGCTTCATACATTGTAACTCTGTATCATTTGTTTTGTGCATAAAAAAGAGTTATTGAAGCTTTGAGTTTTATATTTAGCTTGACTAAGCTAATGTTTCTGTATTATATGTTGGTTGATATTAGGACAATCGGCATCGATTTCTTAAGAACTTAGTTCGTTGAATCGTTCAGCGTATTTATAAACCTATTTCTTAGTGGCACCACTCACTTTAATGCAAGTTGTTTCATATCAGCATCTAGTACTACATTAATATACTATTTATCACTTCTCTGTCTACAGCTGAttcattatttttcatatagttTGTTGCTTCTCTGTATTTAGTGGTCTCATAGCTTTGTAACCATTAATCAATCTTTGTTAGTGATTATTTGTTCGATCTGGTTCGGACCCGGACATAAAATGGTTAAGATCCAGATCCAAATTCCTACATCCGGTCTGACCCGACCTGACCCGACCCGACTCAGTGGTTACAGCATCTTATGTTTTTGTACACTGTGAGTTCCCATTGAACAGCTCAAATCTGGTATATGCATTTATTGAAGATCCAATTAGTTAATATATATGCTCCACCAGAGTAAATTTAGACCATCTTCCTACCTGGACCAGGCCACTTTGTGTACATTGAATTAGGCATTTATTGGGTAAGAAAGAACTCTCTGTATATTGAATTAAGCATTTAACGCAATTGGGGCCTGTATATTCTatgtaaaataagaaaaaaattaaatacataccaaaatcttcaggatcaaaataaaataagataactcACAGTCACAGAGCGCCATTGAgaataaatttttgatcaatCTGCGGAAGCGAGAAGTCCTGTACCGATATGAACGTAATCAACCGAACTTGGAAAATTTGGTTTCTCCTTCTATCTTAGGCACTCTATTATATGGTGTGAAACCGATGATAATTATTTATCAGAATGCGTATGAGGAGGTGGCAGGATCAATATCCTTTTATATAAAGTCCAGATCAACTTTCCATCAAAGTCTAATTaggattttatttaatttaaatagataggatatgaataaaatatatcatatttacATGCTATTTTGATGCACAtgtagataaattttatacgtatcatatttttattgtttaggccccactaaaatagaaaatcttgtAATTTTACGGCATTTCATACCtttatttttaagctgtttgaaTATATATTGTGTAATTTCATAGGATTTCTATcgagtttaaaaatttagtgtTAGATAGcttcaaatttgaaagttagattattaaatatttctcaaatatagatAGAAAGctctaattctaaaaattaggCCATTAAACTGTAGAGTTTAAAATTTGGACAAAAATTAGCTGTTCGAAAGCTTCCATCTCAAAAGTTAGCCGTTGAATTAACCACAACAGAGCtcgaaattttcaaaaaaaactaGCCGTAGGGGACTTCTCTCATATATCTCAGCCTATTCAAGGTCTATTTAGAAGCATCAATTTTTTGAAAGCACACAACTAGTATTTCTCatattcttttttcaatatctcAATAACTGTAGATTAtggaaaaacagaaaaacagAATT
Protein-coding regions in this window:
- the LOC109717965 gene encoding hydrophobic protein OSR8-like, with translation MGSGHCCTFFEILLAIVLPPLGVFLRYGCCSCEFLIALLLTILGYIPGIIYAVYVIVAVQPDRPSRDLEEPLA